AGTTTGTGGGAGGTCTGGTAGCTGAAGTGTCTTACATCCATACAGAAGTGATACATAGGAGGATTGGCTATCCCATCGCTCCTGGTGTGGTTGTGGAGAACCAGAAAAGGGCAATGAGGCATGCTTCAGTATTTAAGGGATATTATAATGACTTAATTGAAAACTGGTAAGTAATAAAtgtgtcccttttttttttaaagctttatgcAGAAAAGGTGGCCACAAGAGGTCTGTGTGCCATTGCTCAGGCAGAGTCTCTACGTTACAAACTCCTAGGAGGACTTGCTGTGCGAAGGTGAGTGTCCTGAGACTTGATGGTCATGCCGTTCTGCGGAACAGTGTGTGCCTGACATTTTGTTAGCAGAGAGCTCTTCAGTGACAGGGACATCTACTGGTGTAACAATAAGGTACCCATGGCCCCCTTGAACTGTTAGGCTAACAAGACGTAGTGGAGAATATTGtgggtgacacatgcctataatcccaacacttggaagactgaggagGATTGCTTAGTTGCAGGCTGGACGGGTTATAGTGTGAGCCCTTAAGGAATGGTCAGTGCTGTAATGGTAATAGAACAGAAGACTCATACAGGGAGGGGCCATCCGTTGGCTGCCTTGCTCTGCTGCTCCTGTGTGAGGTATCCGTGGCTAGTAGATACGGCTTTAGTGCTTTTGGATAGTACACATTTCAAAACAAGTTACATTTTCCTTTGTGGGAACTATAAAAAGATGATAGCTGTGAAGGAAAAGAGCTCAAAATCCAGACATAAATCGCTGTAGATTGCACAGGTGTGATATTGCCCACTGTGAGTCCCAGCACTGTGAAGGTGAAGAATCAGGAATCCAAAGCCAGTCTCATTTGGCTGCACAGTAACAGACGAGCCTGGAGGTGAGGCCTGTTGATAAGTTTATGGCACTGAGTGATGTGAGGGCTGGGACCCTCCTTGGGCTGGGCTAACTGTTTACAAAGAAATAGTAGTTCCACCTTGCCTTGCTATGAGAATGAATTCGAAGAGAATGTCAAAAGGCCACTTTCCGGTTTTTGTGAGACGGGGTCTCattgtagccctagctgacctcCAATTTGGAGATGACCCACCAAGATTAAAGGTCTGTACCACCTCGCCTGGCTTAAAAGCttgcgggtgggggtggggagacagggtttctctgtatgaccTGGAATTCAGATttgccctctgcctccctagtgctgagattaaaggtgtgtgctaccacgcccagtctttgttgttgttgttgttgttttaatctttCTCAGGTTTTTCTGATGCCCTGATAACAAGTATGTTAGCAATGGTGAGGTTCACTGTTGGAGATGGATTCTGGACATGGAAGATCATGACTGGGGTGCTTAGGGGCTCTGTGTGTTTCTCAATGAGGGTGGTACCCGGGAGCCACCTAGCAATGCTTTTTCAGAATAACCCGTTCCTAACCCCTGGCAATGGGCAAAGAGACACCTTGTGGTGGTGTTGTTCTTATATCAGCCAGGGGCAGAGCAGATGGCAGTCCTTTGTTCATCCTAGCTTGATGCCTAACTTGGTGGCCAAAGCTGTTTCATGCCTAGGGCACATTAAAAAAGTAACCCGTTCCTGCTTCATATGgtgttgtacacctttaatctagcactCCAAGGCAGGGGCTGGTGGGTCTCTCTATGCAAATGCTAAGCTAGTTAGGACTGTAGTGAGACCTCATCTTCAAAAAATATCTCTTTACAGAGAGACAGCACaaaaaggtgcttgtcaccaaagCTAAGCCTGACAAAACCCGAACCCATGTAAAGGAAGGAGACGTGACTATATCAATaataaaagatgagaaaaaataCCTATGCTTGAGCTTGGCCAGTCCAGAAAATGGTTGTAGAAGGACCTGGGCATGTATAAAAGATATTCATCCTTCAGAGGTGATTCTAATATACAAGCCAGGGTGGGGAAGCATTTGGACAGTGAATTGCTGTTTTGACTGAACTCTGGTTGTTTTCTCAAGCTACCATTCAAGAGTTGCTAAAGTAAAATCCAAGTCTTTTAAGCTTGGTGGGAGGGACATGCAGATTGTGTCTTTGGCAATAACTGATGAATTTCTTATTCCAAAGGGCCTGCTATGGTGTGCTTCGGTTCATTATGGAGAGTGGGGCCAAGGGCTGTGAGGTTGTGGTGTCTGGGAAGCTCCGAGGACAGAGAGCCAAGTCCATGAAGTTTGTGGATGGGCTGATGATCCACAGTGGAGACCCTGTTAACTACTATGTTGATACTGCGGTACGCCATGTACTCCTCAGACAGGGTGAGCAGCTGCGCTGGGAAGGGAACCTGGGGGCCTGTCTAAGCACTGTGTAGCTGAAACTAATAGCCTTGGGTAGCTAGGAATGCCTAGAGCAGAGATTAGCAGATGGGTGTGTTTCCATGGACTTGTGTTTGTAGTCTGCTGTGGAAGAACTGTTGGTTACGGGGACTGTGAAAAATTGTATTGTTGAGATGGTCAAATCCATTGTTCTTGTCTTAGCCATCTGTGTGCCCTTCGGTGATGACACGATGACGAGTCAGAAAGGTCATGCCTTGCTCTTGGTCCTTGTCAGTGCCACGTTCTGTGGTGCTGTACATGGTTCCTTTGGCAAAAGTGTCCTGCTCATTGATTGATTTAGAGGCATTTGTCTGAGAAGGGCCAGGTTGCAGTGCTTTTGTGTAGGTACtgcctttccttgctttcctgTTGTGTGGTGGGAGCTGGTAAAAGCCCAGCTCAGTTCCAGCCCTGGTGTCTTTTAGGTGTGCTGGGCATCAAAGTGAAAATCATGCTGCCCTGGGACCCAAGTGGTAAAATCGGCCCCAAGAAGCCTCTGCCTGATCATGTGAGCATTGTGGAACCTAAGGATGAGATCTTGCCTACCACCCCCATCTCAGAGCAGAAGGGTGGGAAGCCAGAGCCACCTGCCATGCCCCAGCCAGTGCCTACAGCATAAACAGGTATTGTCTGTGGTGACTGTCCTGGGCCAAACagacttggtttttttgttgtttgtattttttactgTTACTTCTGATGTTGCACTGTTTGAGTTTGTTTCTTAATATGGGGGAGGATACCAGTTGGAGTATGGTGCCCAGCCCAACAGATCAGAATGGGTATTTTCCTTCACTGTCTTTGATCAAGAGTTTCCAAATACTCTTGTTAGTCATTCCACCCTTTAGCAGCCTTGTCAAGGTTTAAGTAACAAGCTTTGTGTGGGGATGTATTTAAGGCAAACCCCGCATGGGAGTGTGTACTCCTGCAATGAATGAAAGACTTGcatgagtattttcttaattgttttatttggtttcagGGTCTTGGCAGCTGCATCTGGAGGCTGGATGTTGTCCTGTACAGACATTTAATAAAATCTTGCACAAAGACATAAGGCCTGACTGGATTGTGACTGAGTTATGTTGGCCTGAGGAGTGTTGCTTATCCTGTTAGATTAAGCTGGAGGGCTTGAGCAGAGCTGACCAGAGAAGTCATGGGTCAGTGAAATCTGGTGGGTACAGAGCTGGCACCACCTTGGCCCTGTGTTACACAGTTCAGTTTGGTTTTGCTGTTCttgatggaacccaggtccttgcaCATAAGCAGCATGTGTCCCCGGCCTGGAGTGCTACGTGTGATATTTTCCCCCTGGCATGTAAAAAGTCTTCAGTGGGCCAGCAAAATGCTTTCTATGAAAGTCTGTGACACTGGCATGCACTTACCTTGCTTGTAGAAAGTAAATTGGCCTGTTTAGCCATGCAATGCTGTTTTAGTTGCAGCATTCCTAAAGTAAAAAGAACTTTTGATGCCATTGAACCTAAAGCTCAGAAATTTGGAATGTAAAGCTGTCATTGCAACACACATTTCTAAATCTTATATTTTACGCATGTtttggaaaatacagaaaatttagAAATTGTCAGTAACTGAATTGCTATGTCTTAAAAGCATTTACTATTGACATGTTTTGAGAGAATTAAAGTTAGCTTGGAAATTCTATACTCTGGTGAGAGAAGACTTCATGATGAAGCTATCAAGGTCCTGGGTACAGCCTGACTTTATGAACACTTatatctttatttccttttcacctTTGTAGCATTGCACAGGGTAAGAACTTACTTGAGTAAGTTATATTAGCACACTGACCATATCCACAACTTACTAACTAAATTTCGAGTACATGTTGAGTACAGGTGTACTTTTATTATGTGTAGTGTTCTGCTgacatgtatgcttgcatgccagaagagggcaccagatctcatagatgcTTGTGAACCAACTTCTGCTTCGTTGTTTTCATCCTTAGGGCTATTAGATTTTGATGCTAAAAACAACTTACCTTTGTTTTTCATCAAAACTGTAGTATGTATGAGGTGAGATTGCAACCCTTTGGGCCACTAACAACATTTAATAATCTTAGTATTGAACAAATTACACTACTAGCTGACTGACAGCAAACCTAACCTTGGCTGTCTGTCTTAAGGGAATGTACTTATTCTTCTGAGGTTTACCTCAAAATCTTCACTTCCAGTTTGAGAGTTAACTTCAGAAACTAAGTTGGAAATGACTTAACCACTGTCATAATCACAAATAAAACTGCAGCCCTGAGTAGCTCTGAAACATGACAGCTGCTCAGACAGTGGGCAGTCATCTGTTGAGCTGAGGGGTATCCACTTTGGTGGATGGATGCATCCTAACAGCCTTTTGTGTGAAGGGTCTGGCTGggtttggcctggaactcagcatCCTGCCTCTCCTGAGTATGCAGATGTGTCATTTGCCCACCAAAGAGAAAGTAAACTGGGTGCAATGAAGCTTGCTGGGATTCACTACATAGTCTAGAACTAGAAACCTAAGGGAGCACTCCCTCAAATACAATGAAATGCTCACTAGTTGAGGCTGGAACAATCGTGAAAGTATTGATTCCAGATTTCAAATCTGTGTAATAGGCTCTAGCTGCTTACACTGCTTTTTGTACTTAAAGACACTGATTTTCATTCATAGGTCTGTAAACATCAGTTACAATGACTGATGTGGCTTTAAAAATTtgacctttagtcccagctctcaggaggtaggggcaggcggatgtcaaggccaacctggtctacaaagctacacagagaaacactgtcttaaaaaaaaaaaaaaaaaaggaaggcacTTTGCTGGCATGcttaaggtcctgggttcaaactcTAGTAAAAATGCCAGCATATTTATACCCAGGCACCATTTTCCATTttgcagaggacaacttctgggagtcaaTTCTTGCCTTTACCAACTAATGTGACTAGTGTCACTTGCTTCCCTCCTGAATGAAGTGCTGATGTATGCCTCATCTGTGTGATGAATGAGATAACCTGTCATGGTTAAAGAGAAATAGTGAATTCCACCTGTTTCCAGACTTGTGAAGGATGGTGCAAAACTTGAGAAATGCAACAAGGAAGTGGAAGGGTTCTGTAATTGTTATTTAAGTTTCATCTAGGGTGTCCTATTGTGTCTTGTCTTCCTGTGTGTCCAGGCAGACAGATTTGTACAGAGCACCACTCAATAAATACTAAGTGGATACAATTTAGAAACAGGAACCTTTGAGTGGGAAGCTTGGCAGTCACTGCTTGGCCCTCCTGAAATTGCTAGCCAGGAAACACCCATGCCCTTGGAAGAGTTTGCCCTGGATGGGCTCCCATTGTTCCTGGGCAGACGTGCTTAGGTACCATTGCTTTGTCCTAAGTGTCTCCTGGGGTGGGGACACACAGGCTCATTGGTGCTGGCCTACACTCCTCCCCCTGCTGTCTTTATCATCTGTGTCCAGATGGCCACAGTTCCCTAATCTGTGGTATTCGAGCTCAGCAGGAACCCAAGCCTTTGTGTCTGGCTGTGATGGGTCAGCCCCAGCTGGAGAGACCCTGCAGACATGGCCCTGGGGCTTTAAGCATGGGAGAGATTGGGAAACAAGACTCTTCAAAAGGCAATCTGAGTGCAAATGAGGGTCTGCAGATGGGGCCAGCCAGTACTTAGTACTGCTGCCCCCCCATCCAGCCGTTTGTCATTGTTCTGGAGCCCTGGCATTGCAGTGGTATCAGAGCTGTGTCTCACACTGATGTTGGGGATTTGACCAGTCTAGGTGCACCCTGGCCTGTGGCTGTGGTGCCTTTCCactacaaaacacaaaaatactgggcctgaagagatggcttagtgggtcaAGGCTCCTGCTGTAGCTAAGCCTGCTGATTGGAGTTCAGTCCCTGAAACCCATGTGttcaaaggagagaaccaacttccacagtttgatctctgacctccacacaggtacCGCGACACAGAAGTAAAACGTGTCTATAGTAATAGAAATGTAATGGGTGTGCTAACAGCTGAATACAGCTGTTCCTCCAAAATTGCTGTTGGGGCCTAATACCCGGTGTCATAGCATTAAGAATGAAGACTGGTGACAtggctggtaaagtgcttgccatgccagcctgatgatgacctgagttgggatccccagaactcagataaagatggaaggagagagcagactGCACAATGTTGTTCTTcatgacatgcatacacacacatacagtaagtAGATAACATTTAGAAAAATAGGGTCCTTTGGGTAGATAAATAGTCATCTGGGGAGGTTAAAGGGAACTTACAAAGTAGAACCTCACCAGACAGAATCTGCTGGCACCTTGCTCCTGGTGCAAGTTTACACTCTCCAGTGTCCAGAGCTAAGTCTGTTCATATGATAGTCTAAGGAGAGTATGGCTGTCTAGGTGGCTGGCATAGGAGTGCTGGCAAGGAGCAGCTGCTAGGGATACCTTCTCTGGACAAAGCAGGCATGAGATGGAACACTCGCAACTTTTGAAAAAGGTTTTATTTCTATAAGAAAGGGGGCAATAAGTTAAAGGACTATTCACATGGAGGTTCCAGGAGGGGGCCAAGTGTCATGCCAAAATTTCCCCTGCCTCCCAGTTCAGGCTGTCCCAGTCATCTGCTCAGGCTCTGGATGATGGTGACACAGCCATGAGAGCTGGTGCAGCGCTGCAGCGCTGGCTGGGCCTCTACCTGTCCactgctaggatcaaaggtgaaGACACTATTGGTGCTTTCCCCATGTTCGTCCCGCCCACCAAGGATGTGGACCTTTCCATCACACACCGTCACGCCACAGCTCTCCTGAgtggacaaacagacagacagttaACTGGGATGTAGCCAGGGACTCCCTTGGTTCTTAGGCCACATAGCAGAGCCTTGCCCTACAGACTCCATGCAAtttgaatggagaaaaaaataattgggtGAACTGGATCCTTACTAAATAAATGGTCTGGACAAGTTGCCTGCTCTGTGTCTTAGGTCTCATCTGCAAGGTTCAAAGAGCATCCACTCTTTTCactgtcattgtgtgtgtgttgtaaaagCTAAAGCCATGCCTGCAAGGTCCTATGCATGTGAACAGTAACACCATCCTACAGTCTTACTCAGACTTGGCCTTGAAATCACCCAGGGCCAGAACTGACAGGGACCAACAATTACACATCTACATAGTTTCTTGGGGCAGCAGGTGGGGGGAGCAAGGGGCTATGGAGGCCAGAACTTGCACCGCTGGTCACTGATGTCACTGGAGCAGGGAACTTAGTAAGTCCCTTGCTCACTCCTTGCTAGTTGGTACCTTTGTGGTAGGCCCCCTCACTCAGGAGTGATATCACTTGAATTCTAGATACTGACTTACTACAGCCCAACTGACAGCCCTGGGCCAACCTCTGTAAGGCCAGTCTCATCTGAAATGACAGGTGATTTGTCACTGGGAGGAGAAGCAAGAGGACTATGTGATGCCATTTAGCATGGAGTCATATGCAAGACCTCTCTGTAAACGCCAGGGCATTGGAAGTGGGTCTGTACACCCGAATGGGCCAGTGCAGGGGCCTGCCAGGGAGCCCCCACTTACCACAGGGCTGGGCAGGTCAGCTGCCTCTCCCCAGACATCGGTGCCAGGGTCATAGGTGAAAATTTTACTCATGAGGCCTCCCACTACATAAATGGTATCTTCCAGGGAGACAGCCTCAAGACACCGCTGCAAGAAAGGGGCTGGTGACCTCAGACTCCACTGGTCCTCCTTGGGGTCAAAGCACTGCACCTACAGGAGGGAAACAGTGAATGACTCTCACCCTAACTGCCCCGCTACCTGTGTCCTCTTACCTCTGTCTCTAGTAATACTTGGCTTATACAGGATCAGAGCTTCCTTTGTGCTACAACCCCAGCTTagaagattctttttctttttttctttctttttctttttgaatggaAGAAAAGCATTTTAACTAATCCTACCTCtgttatctaatttttaaaaagattatttttatttttgtgtctctgtgggtggctttggaggccaggcCAGAAGAACATGTCAGAGTGAAAGGCGTTTGTGAACCAtttgacatgggtgctagaaccaaactctggtcctttgcaagagcagcaagcactcctaaccgctgagccatccttccagccccaatcattccttttcccttccttccttcatttttcttgtacttatttacttatttaaccTTTATATGCATTGGGGTGAAGGTATCAGGAACTAGTTACAGACAgctagttgtaagctgccatgtgggtgccgggaattgaacccaggtcctctggaagaacaacagtctcttaacctctgagccatctctccagtcccttgtttttgttttttgagacagggtttctctgtgtaacagccctgactgtcctagaactcacttcgtagaccaggctggcctcaaactcaaaagagatttgtctgcctcccaagtgctgggattaaaggcgtgcgcccggCTGAGATCATCTTTAACTCATTTCCCTTGATCGAAATTTGGGAGATGATTACCAGATTGCTGACTGGATTCAGAAAGTAGGTTGTTTCACACCAGCGCCCAGATCTAGCCTGCACACAGTAGGCTGCACTGTTTCCCTGCAGCCTCTAATGTCCGCTAATCCCAAGGCCCGAGCCCACCTTGTCAGTGTTGACACCGTCCTGTCCCGCACCCCCAATGACGTAGAGCTGACCAGCGCAGGGCGCCACCGCCGCAGAGCTCACAGCTTCCGGCAGGGGCGCTGTGGCCGCCCAGGTGTTGGAGAACGGGTCGTAGCGCTCCATGCTGCGCAGGCGCTGCAGGCCATCGAAGCCACCCACTGCAAAAAGCTGAGGGCAGGAAAACAAAGGCCAGAGCCCAGGGATTCAGAGCTACAGTCGACTCCAACACCCCACCGCTTCAGTCTTTAAGCCCACCAAGAGCTTCTCAGCACAGTCACTCACTGCCTGGCCAAGTTCCTCTCTCCTTAGTTCCCTGTTCAATGCAGGGGACAGAAGACAAGTGTTGGAGGAGGAGTACCCCAGCTGCAAATGATGCTTAGTAATAACCTGAGTGGTTACTAGGTGTTTACCACCCACCTACTCGATTCCTGTGTGTTTACAAAGGTTTACAAAGATAACTGGCagtattttatgtgtaagtgGTAGAGTCAAGACAGTATCTGGTCTGTTTGGTCCCAAGGCCCAAACCTTTCACCACCGAACTGTATTCTTACAGTGAGGGCTATTTATCTGGGAGAGATGGTGATATTGAGacggtcttgctatgtagccctggctggcatgaAACTCACGACCCTATTGCCatagcctcccatgtgctgagattgcaggtgtgagccactaagTCCAGCTGCTATGATGACTGTTAACATCATTAtgtggccaggcggtggtggcacacgcctttaatcccagcactcgggaggcagaggcaggcagatctctgtgagttcgaggccagcctggtctacaagagttagttccaggacaggctccaaagctacagagaaaaacaaagctgtctcgaaaaacaaaacaaaacaaacaaacattattaTGTGATCTTGATCAAGTCCTTATCTTTTGGGGCTTCAGATCCCTCCTTCCCCCAGATCATCTACATCTTGGATCCCAGGGCAGCAGCCAGACCATATGCCTACCTGTCCCTGCAGGGCCACCATCTTGTGCCTCCACCTGCCCTTGTGCATTGAGGCAACCTTGATCCAGGTATGCAGATGGGAGTTAAACATCCAGACATCACGGCTGTTGATGTGTCCTCCTACGGAGAAAGAAGCAGCTATCTTCCCCTAGTGCCCCAAAGAGCCAGAAACATCCCTAATCTAAAGGAAGGAGAGGGTATCAGAGAGATCCAGGGAGGGGAAGGTGCTGTTCACCAGGTGCCCCGTGGTGGGACACAAGTTATGCTCAGAGAAGCAAGAAGGAGGGGCTACCCTCAAGACAATCATTAAGAACTAGTAGTGGGCCAAGTGAAAGCAAGGCATCTGCACAGTGGTGGGGTAGGGGGTGACCCAGTCACCGCTCTTGAACAATGCTTTAC
The DNA window shown above is from Cricetulus griseus strain 17A/GY chromosome 3, alternate assembly CriGri-PICRH-1.0, whole genome shotgun sequence and carries:
- the Rps3 gene encoding 40S ribosomal protein S3 isoform X2, translating into MSSCKCRRCVALRRRSAPFIHTSARELLPFLSVARGGKMAVQISKKRKFVADGIFKAELNEFLTRELAEDGYSGVEVRVTPTRTEIIILATRTQNVLGEKGRRIRELTAVVQKRFGFPEGSVELYAEKVATRGLCAIAQAESLRYKLLGGLAVRRACYGVLRFIMESGAKGCEVVVSGKLRGQRAKSMKFVDGLMIHSGDPVNYYVDTAVRHVLLRQGVLGIKVKIMLPWDPSGKIGPKKPLPDHVSIVEPKDEILPTTPISEQKGGKPEPPAMPQPVPTA